The genomic interval GTTCGAGCGGTACGAGGTCGACGGGAAGCTCCGGAACGTGCTCGTCCACCGGAAGGGGGCGACGCGGGCGTTTCCGCCGGAACATCCCGAGATCCCGCCGGAGTACCGGGAGGTCGGCCAGCCGGTTTTCATCCCGGGCGACATGGGGCGGAGCTCCTTCGTCCTCGCGGGCGCGCCCGGCGCGATGCAGCGGTCGTTCGGGTCCACGTGCCACGGGGCGGGGCGGCGGCTGAGCCGCAAGGCGGCGGTCCAGAGCCTGCGCGGAAGGTCGGTGTTCGACGAGATGGCGAAGCGCAACGTCCTCGTGGCCTGCACCTCCCGCAGGGTGCTCGCCGAGGAGATCCCGGAGGCGTACAAGGAGGTCGGATCCGTGGTGGACGTGGTGGACCGCGCGGGGATCGCGCGGAAGGTGGCCCGGCTGAAGCCGGTGGCCGTGGTCAAGGGATGACGTTCCCATGACGATCCGGCCGTGGTACGAGACGATCTTCGACGAGCGCTACCCGGATTTGTTCGGTCCCCTGGAGCAGGACCCGGAGGAGGAAGTCGCCCGGATCGTGGAGCTCCTGTCGATCCCCCCGGGCTCCCATGTCGTCGACCTCGGCTGCGGCCGGGGGCGGCACGCGATCCCGCTTTCCCGCCGGGGATACCGCGTGACGGGGGTCGACATCTCCGAAAAGATGCTCCGGCTGGCGCAGGAACGGGCGGGGCGCGAGAACGTCTCCGTGGAGTGGGTCCGCGAGGACATGCGGCAGTTCGTCCGCCCCGACCGGTACGACGCCTGCCTCTCGCTGTTCACCTCCTTCGGCTTCTTCTGCGACGAGGAGAACGCCAGGGTGCTCCGGAACGTCGCGCGCAGCCTGAAGCCGGGCGGCGCGCTGCTCCTCGACCTGCGCAACGCGCAGAAGGGGCTCGCCGGCGAGGAGGACCACGAGAAGACGGTCACGGTCCCGTCGGGAAAGCTGCGCATGCGCGTCCGCTTCGACCGCGCAACGTGCCGCGCCCACGCCGAGCACGAGCTGACCCGACCGGACGGGATCCGGATCTCCTCCAGGTTCGACGTCCGGATCTACTCGGAAGCGGAGCTCTGCGCGATGCTTCGGAAAGCGGGGATGCGCATCCGCGCCATCCACGGCTCCCTCGAAGGGGGGCCGTTCACCCGCGGGGCGGACCGGATGGTGGTAATTGCCGCCAGGGATTGATGCCGCAGGCGGCGATCACCACCATACGGTCGGAGCAACAGAGGGGGACACTCTTAGCGTACCGTGACTGGCGGGGGACACACTTCCCCTTTCCCCCCGGAATGAAGCGAAGTATGTCCCCCTCTGTCCCGGATTATCGCGAATCGGCTTCCGATGCGGAAAAGCCGCGCCGCTCGATTAAAGCAGGTCGTCCGCTCCGCCTCTGCGCGGGGAAGGGGCGCCCGCCGCGGGCCGGCCCAATTCGGGGATCGTCCCCAGCTTGAACGGGAGGACCATCCCGCCGTTGTCGTCCGGCGGAAGCGCCTTGCCGGACGCCGGGTCCACCCGGGCGAACGTGACGCCCGCAGGCACCGGGAACTCCCGGTCGGGATAGTACGCCAGAGCTTTCTGCATGAAGGTCTTCCATACCGGCAGCGCCACCGAGGCGGCCGATTGCCGGTCCCCCAGCGACGACGGCGTGTCGAACCCCACCCAGACCGCGGTCATCACGTCCGGCAATCCGCCGACGAACCAGGCGTCCGTGTTCTCGTTCGTCGTGCCGGTCTTCCCCGCGAGGTTCGGCGACAGCTCCCGGGCGGAGACGCCGGTCCCGCTGCGCAGGACTTCCTGCATCAGCCGGATCGTCAGGTACGCCGTTTCGGGAGAGATCACGGGGACGGTCCGGGGCTCCGCCCGCTCCAGGATGTTCCCGTCGGCATCCTGGACTTCCCGGATGAAGAACGGCGTCGGCCGATGTCCCCCGTTGGCGAAGGTCGAATAGGCCGTGACGAGCTCGAGCGGCGTGACGCCGGACGAGCCCAGCGCGATGGAAAGGTTCCGCTCGAGCGGCGACTGGATCCCGAGCTCCTGCGCCATCCGGATCGCCGTGTCCACGCCGATCTCGTTCAGCAGGCGGACGGTCGCCAGGTTCCTCGACTTCGCCAACGCTTCCAGCAGCGGGATGGGGCCGAGGAACGTCCCGTCGTAGTTCTTCGGCTTCCACATATCCTTATCGTTCATCTCGAACTCGATCGGGGAATCGTAGGCGGTGGCGACCACCGTCTTCCCCTTGTCGATCGCGGCCCCGTAGATGATCGGCTTGAAGGCCGATCCCGGCTGCCGCCTCGCCTGCAGCGCCCGGTTGAACTGCGACGCGGCGAAGTCGACTCCCCCCACCATCGCCAGGACGCCGCCCGTGTCGGGGTCCATGCACAGGAGGGCGCCCTGGAGCCCCTTGTAGCCGTTCCGCTCCTCCATCCGCGCCACACCGTCCTTCAATGCGTCCGTGGCCGCTTCC from Thermodesulfobacteriota bacterium carries:
- a CDS encoding penicillin-binding transpeptidase domain-containing protein; translated protein: YRTRIVLAPPTSFRSKAAYFLEYVRLYLQDRYGAETVNRTELKIYTTIDGRLQEAATDALKDGVARMEERNGYKGLQGALLCMDPDTGGVLAMVGGVDFAASQFNRALQARRQPGSAFKPIIYGAAIDKGKTVVATAYDSPIEFEMNDKDMWKPKNYDGTFLGPIPLLEALAKSRNLATVRLLNEIGVDTAIRMAQELGIQSPLERNLSIALGSSGVTPLELVTAYSTFANGGHRPTPFFIREVQDADGNILERAEPRTVPVISPETAYLTIRLMQEVLRSGTGVSARELSPNLAGKTGTTNENTDAWFVGGLPDVMTAVWVGFDTPSSLGDRQSAASVALPVWKTFMQKALAYYPDREFPVPAGVTFARVDPASGKALPPDDNGGMVLPFKLGTIPELGRPAAGAPSPRRGGADDLL
- a CDS encoding methyltransferase domain-containing protein, whose amino-acid sequence is MTIRPWYETIFDERYPDLFGPLEQDPEEEVARIVELLSIPPGSHVVDLGCGRGRHAIPLSRRGYRVTGVDISEKMLRLAQERAGRENVSVEWVREDMRQFVRPDRYDACLSLFTSFGFFCDEENARVLRNVARSLKPGGALLLDLRNAQKGLAGEEDHEKTVTVPSGKLRMRVRFDRATCRAHAEHELTRPDGIRISSRFDVRIYSEAELCAMLRKAGMRIRAIHGSLEGGPFTRGADRMVVIAARD